From the genome of Streptomyces xanthophaeus:
ACCACAGCGCGCCCACGTGCGGGCGCCCGTCGGGGGAGACCGTCGCGACCCGGCAGGTCTTCTGCTCGCGCAGGAACGAGTCCACCTCCGCGTCGCTCATCATGATGCGCCGGCCCCGCCGCTGCGAGGTTCCGGTTCCTGCCCCGTCCACGTCCATCCGTCCTGCACCCCTTCACATCTGACTGTGTGTCAGGAATCATGAGGGCTCTTCCGTCGCCACGCCAGGGGGAGCCATGCCGGATCTCGATCCCGCCACCACCGCGCTGCTCACCGTCGAGTGCCAGAACGGTGTCGTCGGCGAGGAGAGCGCACTGCCGGAGCTGGCCGAGCAGGCCCGGGACTCGGGGATGCTGGGACGGGTGGCCGCACTGGTCGACGCCGCGCGCGGGGCCGGTGTACAGGTCCTGCACGCGGTCGCCGAGCGGCGGCCCGACGGACTCGGCGCGAACACCAACGCCCGGCTGTTCCGGGCCGCGGAGAGACTGCCGGTGCGCCAGCTGACCGGGAGCCGGGCGGTGGAGGTCGCCGCGCCCATCGTCGTCGCCGGGCAGGACCTGGTGGTCCGCCGGCTGCACGGGCTCTCCCCGATGGCCGGTACCGATCTCGACCCCCTGCTGCGCAATCTCGGCATCCGCACCC
Proteins encoded in this window:
- a CDS encoding cysteine hydrolase encodes the protein MPDLDPATTALLTVECQNGVVGEESALPELAEQARDSGMLGRVAALVDAARGAGVQVLHAVAERRPDGLGANTNARLFRAAERLPVRQLTGSRAVEVAAPIVVAGQDLVVRRLHGLSPMAGTDLDPLLRNLGIRTLVVTGVSSNIAIPNTVFDAVNLGYRVVVPADAIAGVPASCTAEVIRNSLALVAAVTTTEELLKQWAPAT